A window of Quercus robur chromosome 12, dhQueRobu3.1, whole genome shotgun sequence genomic DNA:
tatggggaaaccaagtactcaaaagaaaaagcacaagtttcggacagaaccaaggccttgcatggtcctcggactcaagcctatggggaaaccaagtactaaaaaagaaaaagcgcaagtttgggacagaaccaaggccttgcatggtcctcggactcaagcctatgaggacaccaagtactcaaaagaaaaagcacaagttttggacagaaccaaggccttgcatggtcctcggactcaagcctatggggaaaccaaatactcaaaagaaaaagcacatgttttggacagaaccaaggccttgcgtggtcctcggactcaagcctatggggaaaccaagtactcaaaagaaaaaccgcaagttttggacagaaccaaggccttgcatggtcctcggactcaagcctatggggaaaccaagtactcaaaagaaaaagcacaagttttggacagaaccaaggtcttgcatggtcctcggactcaagcctatggggaaaccaagtactcaaaagaaaaagcacaagttttggacagaaccaaggccttgcatggtcctcggactcaagcctatggggaaaccaagtactcaaaagaaaaaccgcaagttttggacagaaccaaggccttgcatggtcctcggactcaagtctatggggaaaccaagtactcaaaagaaaaagcgcaagttttggacagaaccaaggccttgcatggtcctcggactcaagcctatggggaaaccaagtactcaaaagaaaaagcacaagttttggacagaactaaggccttgtatggtcctcggactcaagcctatggggaaaccaagtactcaaaagaaaaagcacaagtttttgacagaaccaaggtcttgcatggtcctcggactcaagcctatgggaaaaccaagtactcaaaagaaaaagcgcaagttttggacagaaccaagaccttgcatggtcctcggactcaagcctatggggaaaccaagtactcaaaagaaaaaccgcaagttttggacagaaccaaggccttgcatggtcctcggactcaagcctatggggaaaccaagtactcaaaagaaaaaccgcaagttttggacagaaccaaggccttgcatggtcctcggactcaagcctatggggaaaccaactacttaaaagaaaaactacattacatggaccttagaatctatccgaggagaactctccattaacaattgggttaattcctaaactgcatggattcTCAAGTCTGCTCTCGAATCCTCAGtaccaaagggattgatgcaatatagagcaatatgttaccaaaaacaaaatcagagTCCGTTACTGCTCGGttaccccctcggatgaattatttagagttatcgttctcggatggtctcctcgcacttattacagaatattcagctgttatctcggttagtttcctaagtttaatttactgtgaattatcgttattatgcctggtaatgtcggtaaattaaaattagttggattatgtttcaaggtttcctgctctaagtattattgaagaaaaacacacatggagcacacccattcacaaagtagtgttgcaaaaaagaaaaatattcaaaacaagtaaataaatttcccttttattaaaacaaagaaatagtacagcgtacaatgaaaagctggaatcagtttatattaaagctaactacataatcgaaaagaaagatacaagagaataagataaagtcGAGGGGGtagtacagaggagaggttggctactgcttcgagactttgttcttcctcaacacttttacatgcccataactcaggcaacAAAAGAACCCAACGTGAGGCCcgcaccattgaagaaaaggtgcagagagagcccagcttcaggctagcgcagctgaagaaaaggtgcagggaacccaacttgaggcccacACCGTTGAAGAGAAGGTGCCGGgaaccggaagttgaggagcctacaccaaaatttgcctgcgacaaggcagacggcgctgatggcagaaaatctttcttctgacacaccaaaaatctggcgtgaccagaacctgcttcagattttgactaaaagaggggaggGTACCGTCCCCACCACGTCTAAGTGGGAAGACAccttaaatctgtgcctcccctgcctAGGCCACATCACTTTACGTCTTGGAAGGGTCCGATGCCTCTGTGGCGGGTGAAGTTCCTACATCTCCACCCAAGCCTCAAACATATGGCGCAAAGGGAAGATGACACCGGAGGAGGGAACTGAGTATGGACAAAGGGTTATGATTCTAAAGAGAGCAGAAGGGTCTATATGCCAGGAGAGCAACCACCtgtcctacttatataaagggtaaggaggtgtcatttaatttaatttgagcagattCCCAAGACACGCTGCAGACATGGCAGCTCTGGCTCAATTTCCCACACCATCCACAACCGTAGGATCTCAAGATCCTCGGGAAGGCGCGCTTCGATTGTTGAAACTTCAGAGTACTCGCGAACGAAGGGATGACTCTTGACTTGGCACGTCTCCCATGTGAATGTTAAAACACAAGTATGAGTGGAGTGCAGAACTTGAACGAGCCGTGATGTGGGCCCAAAGTCACCAagaccctcctccccaactaaaagtcgggcagcaggattttgaggggctattgtgggccagaaaattcatggcccaggcccgctctatATCAAGGCCCAAGGCTTGATCTGAGGAGACCTATTGTCAAGGATGAGTTTAATGCACGGATaagataagtgaaaagactgccAATACTGTAATAGAGAACTCTGTGCTTGACAggcccctattcttgaccatgctattcaacctttacgtctactcccaaccacttgaggtatgggctgataggacaagtcctctTCCCCGAAGGTAAAGtttacacgtggaccctaaagagaggaaggaatacgagtataaaaggaaacgaaagccaagagacaaaggaagaggaagaggggaagaacttgatgctcctcggactaagtccgaggagtctaACCCCTCAGGCTACgacgctgtagggcttggatgttcaAACAGAACCCTTTTTTACATGAGCCCCCCTAAAATCAagaccggaccatcgccccgtgatcaaaggcaagccttttaagcccactctcttcaaatcatattgtgagggatcttttatgtacgagcccaacgtcattcttgggccgttaaataatcgtgtccctacagtcgTCAACTGAAAAATGCCCCCTAAATATTCATATCATTAGTATATATGATCTTAACAACTGcacaacaaattttgttttatttgatagGAACTACACAACAATTGATCTTTGATGGGAgtaataaaatgatgaaaatcaTTCACATTTACTCTTCAAACTCTTTGCCTCAGCATCTAAACCGtgacaaattttgttttatttgatagGAACTACACAACAATTAATCTTTGATGGGAGcaataaaatgatgaaaatcaTTCAGATTTACTCTTCAAACTCTTTGCCTCAGCATCTAAACCGTGGGGTGCATCATAAAGCACCTACTAATTTTGTCAATGACTTCATTGTTCTTGCGTCTGCAACTCGGAAAGCTTGTTCACGGTTATAGTTTGGCTTTACCCCACCAGCACCTGTTTCAATGAATCTAGCTCCATTTTCAAATACATCATTCACTGAGTAGAATTTCCATCACCCTCTTTCACCATTTCTCCACATCACctgttaatattaatattatgcaTTGTGTATGTGTTAGTACtagtaaaatacatttttattacttaaaagATAATGGAAGTATTGAAATTTTACCTCTTTATTTCCTGATTTCGGTGCAATGAAAAGGTTGGCTTGACTCTTGACACTAGGATTCATGCTCCCCCCTATAGCATATTGCATCCATCCCTGGTAAAGGTTGTTCACCATGCGCATATCCAAATCGAATCCTGAAAAGTTTATTTGTGTGCATTAAATagctaatttaatatattatcgTAGCAACTTCATAAAGTTATGATTGATAATCATTGGTTTATTCCTACAAGTCCTTGAATGTGGTGGATCAATTACCTTGGCATCCTTTGGTTGCAATTAGGTCCAAAATGATTGTACATAACCGTGACCTTCATGTTCTTGTCACGCAAGTACCCATCATCATGTTCAAGAAGCATGATCTTGTCCTAATTTTTGAACCAGTTGTTGGAGATGGTGATATCTGTAGAACCTCGAGTTACATCAAGTAGACCACCCTCACTCTTATAAAAGTGTGTTATGGTCAAGCCAAACCTTTGATGCAGTAACCAATCTGATTGCCTCTCCATCAACTTGACTTAATGAAACTATCTTTGAGTCTGGACCCATTACTATGCTAGGTGGTTGGGATTGGCAATGGTGGACTCAAAGACCATGAATGATTATGTTGTTTTGCTATTGATATATAAGGTATATTTTAGCACCAGATcaactttataaaataaataaaaaataaaaaaaaaatctaattgtaACGAACAATGTTAGGGAAAAATCATCACAATTAGTACAACGTCATTTTTAGGTGAAATCATCAATGATATTGCTTTTATTGCATGTCAATCTCCAGCAATTATCAATCGCATTCATTTTTAAGCCAGTGATCTTTGTTTTCTTAGCAAGACTAACATTAGGAGTGGAGAGCAAAACAATGACAAGAACCAAAGCAAAGTGCCAAAGGATGGCAATGTTAATGCCTTTCAAAGCCATATTCATGTGCATGTACTAACTCAAACTCAGAGAAAATGAGGCAGGTTGTACTGATTTGCAAATAATTAGAGTGgagagggatatatatatatatatatatagagagagagagagagagagagagagagagagagaggtggaaTGGTTAGTAATGTAAATGAGTTTGTTTTGGTGGTTTTAAAGTGGATACTGAGGAGTGTAGGACACAAAAGAAGCTACTAATAGGTATTGGTTTTGCTTCCTCACCCCAATTTGAAATAGTTAGGTAGCTATAATTGTGTAGTAGCCAAGATGACAGAAAAAGTGAGTGTTTGTGTCATTGCTGGGATATAGATTACGTAAGATTTTAAACTTTCACGTATAAATTAAGATAGTAGTTACAATTGGCTTCTCTCAAGTAAGGGTTTTTTTGCTAAGAGATACAATGGATGTGAACTACCTATAATAAGAACGAGTTGTTATTATACTATCGTAAATTCTAATTTacgtatttaatttaattttttttttaaatgtgattAGAGTGTGTGACACACATAACATGATGATATCTTTTGATTTGAAGGTGTCAACTAATCTAATTGGTTCAATCTCTCGGTATCAAATAATTAAGCTATTATAATTATCATAACTATTTGTCTAGTTctattttgtaatatattataaattaattttatagcaTATAAGAAAACCCATCGATCTCTCTAAccggaaaataaaattttctatttttatttttaaaatcgcTGTGCAAGTTTACAAAAACTTGTCACAATCTCACTTCGACTTCTAGAGCATTGTTATACATTTTATTTGTTGCATAATCTGTCTTAGCAACTTTTAAGTTCTCTGGCCTCAAAAATTTCATCAAGCCGCTTcaaattcaacttcaatttttacTTAGCCTCGGCCTCTTTCACAGTAACTTATCTGCTGGTATTTAAGATTAGTGAATTTGGTGTTCTGGAGTTTGAGAGAACTGTAGGAATGCAAGCAAGCAGATCAAATGACTTCAAGTAAGTCTTCAACCCATAATCTCTAGTTATATCCCCATGGTTGGTAATGATGGCTAGAAGGATTTGAAACAGCATTTAATACTAGCATCTAACGCTAAATCAATTCTAATGGAATACGAGTTTGagatgtatattttttaataaatttatattagaataGGTACTCTCAATCCAAACTTACATTTTCTTATAACTTAGCTTTTTCATTCTTGAGTAAGTGAATTGAAATAGACCGAAGTAGACCAAAATATTGGACTAAAATTCTATGGCTCAATAAGggcacaacaaaaacaaatgctacgcttcagcttgaatatataattattaagaTGTATTGCTATAGCTCATTTTCATCAACTTTAAGGTATGGAGAtaataaagatagaaaatgcTAACAAGTAAGATAGAAAATGCTAACAAGTGCCCTTAAGgtactggttaagaatccaattaaaaaaagttttcatgaaaagagaaaaaaaagcaattaatgttttgataattttttttcatttcccataaaagtcatggaaagagaaaaaaaagcaattaatgttttgataatttttttcatttcccataaaagtgatttcaaaactttctttaactggattcttaaccagtgccctaagggcactcattagctttatttatttttagtttatactCACCCAAAATGGATCGAACTAGGTGTTTATTATCTCTATctcttaaaattaattaaaatgacatATGGTTCACTATGTAGGAGCGGTACTGAACCTTTCAACCTAGTCCTGAATAATGCAGTAGCATACAATTATGAAtacaatggttttttttttttttttttttgggtgagtataaacaaaataaataaataaatagtgacTTCAATTATGAAtacaatggtttttttttttttttttgggtgagtataaacaaaataaataaataaataaatagtgacTTCACCCAAGGTAtttgtggggcctgaaatttggaatCCCGACCCACTTCACATTAATGGCCCAAAGCTcaagccgaggagccctactgcaGAGGAGGTATGAGGAGAACCCCTTGATGGCCCAATAATATAGCCGAGGGCAACCCCACGCTCAacgcctcacaaaacgcctgaagaaaaggacaaactcagtacaagagcagtacaagctagaaagctgccaacaccataacgtggagcccagcacctgacaaactcataccccataccatgctatccagcttttcccaatCACTCTGACGTGAaaattgataggacgagtaactgccccaaacaaggagaaactgacacgtagatgaagaagggaaatcgaatactagtataaaagggaaaaaaggaggagaaagagaggggGAGAGGGAAGACCCCcggagaaagaaggaagaaaaaggaggaatggtgagaatgtaatgctcctcggactaattccgaggagtcaaacttttcaaactacattgatgcaaggctCTGCTATACAGTCCAGACTCATCTTTGTATGATTGCTCATGAAACCGGGACCAGATCGAAACCCAgcgcccaaaggcaggcctttccaaacccactctctacaaatcatattgttcgggccctttacacacgagcccaacgtcatccttgggtcgttaaaaatcgtgtccctacaattggcgccgtctgtgggaaggcttgcgcgttggcccAGGTGTCGGTGGAGTCAACTCTTTAGCAAGTAGAGGTTCGCGGGGTTTCCTCCATCTCCGacgacatgcagttgttgctccgacataaacttttgctaggggctacgccctgcagtgccaacggcgcgggcagctctaggggcttccggcctcaagccgactctccccgccatggtctaggggctgaccttcgaaaaacaaataaatacagagaaaaaactactcaaaagaaaactcacaagttttggattgaaccaaggccttacatggtcctcggactcaagcctatggggaaaccaagtactcaaagaaaaaactacaagttttggacagaaccaaggccttgcatggtcctcggactcaatcctatggggaaaccaagtactcaaagaaaaaactacaagttttggacagaaccaaggccttgcatggtcctcggactcaatcctatggggaaaccaagtactcaaagaaaaaactacaagttttgaacagaaccaaggccttgcatggtcctcggactcaagcctatggggaaaccaaatactcaaaagaaaaattacaagttttggacagaaccaaggccttgcatggtcctcggactcaagcctatggggaaaccaagtactcaaaaaaactacaagttttgccttgcatggtcctcggactcaagcctatggggaaaccaagtactcaaagaaaaaactacaagttttggacagaaccaaggccttgcatggtcctcgaactcaagcctatggggaaaccaagtactcaaaagaaaaattacaagttttggacagaaccaaggccttgcatggtcctcggactcaagcctatggggaaaccaagtactcaaaaaaaaaactacaagttttggacagaaccaaggccttgcatggtcctcggactcaaacctatggggaaaccaagtacttaaaagaaaaattacaatttttggacagaactaaggccttgcatggtcctcggactcaagcctatggggaaaccaagtacacagaaaaaactacaagttttagacagaaccaaggccttgcatggtcctcggactcaagcctatggggaaaccaagtacttagaAGAGACAATACGGGGATTGGACACAACCTGGACGTTATATGACCCTTAGAATCTACCCCGCGAAAGAGTTCCCCATTGATCAGTGGGCTAATCCCAAAGCTACATGGATTCCCCAGCATACCCTCGGATCCTTGGTACCAGAGGAATTGGTGCGACTGCAATATAGTGCCATACGTTGTCAGAACGCAGTTAGAGTCCCTCATTGCTCGGTTACCCCCTcagatgaattatttagagtttatcgttctcggacggtctcCTCGCACGTATTACGgaatattcagctgttatctcggttagtttcctgagtttaatttactgagaattatcgttattatgcctagcaatgtcggtaaattagaattagtcggattatgtttcaaggtttcctgctctaagtatcattgaagaaaaacacacatggagcacacccattcacaaagtagttattgcaaaaaagaaaaatattcaaaataagtaaataaattcctcttttattaagacaaagaaatagtacagcgtacaatgaaaagctgaaaTAAGATTATgttaaagctaactacataagcgaaaagaaagatacaagagaataaagagaaagccgaggaagtagtaCAGAGGAGAAGTTGGCTGCTGTTTCAAGACTTTGTTCAaggaaaaccattcctcaacacttttacatgcctataactcaggcagccaaagaaccCAACTCGGGGCCTGCcccgttgaagaaaaggcgtAGAGAGCCCGACTTCGGGCTAGCGGAGCTGAAAAAAGatgcagggaacccaacttgaggccagcaccgttgaagaaaaggtgcaggcaGCCGGAAGTTGATGGGCCTCCACAAAACCACGCCTACGGTAtcgcagacggcgctgatggcggaaaacctttcttctgacacactaAAAATCTGGTGTGACCAGAAcctacttcggattttgactgaaagaggggaGGGTACCGTTCCCACCATATCCAAGCGAGAGGACACCTTAAACctgtgcctcccctgcccagacCACATCACTTTAAGTCTTGGAAGGGTCCAgtgcctctgtggcgggtgAAGTTCCTCCACATCCACCTAAacctcaaacatattgcactaAGGGAGGACGACACTGGATGTGGGAACTGGTTATGGACAAAGGGTTATGATTCTGAAGAGAgcagaagggtttatatgccAGGAGAACAACCACCtgtcctacttatataaagggtaaggaggtgtcatttaatttaatttgagcagattCCCAAGAAACGCTGCAGGCAAGGCAGCTCTGGCACAATTTCCAACGCTATCCACCACCACAAGATTTAAAggtcctcgtgaaggcgcgcctcgaatACTGAAATGACAAAGGGCACTGCGCGGATGAAGAATAAAGTAATGCCTCTTAATTCGGCACATCTCCCATGCAAATGGAAGGACACAAGCAGCAGTAAGGCACGAAACTTGAACAAGTCACGAGGTGGGCTcagcatcaccaaaaccctcattCCCAACTAAAAAATCGGGAAGCAGAATTTcgaggggctattatggggcctgaaatttggaatCCCGACCCACTTCACATTAATGGCCCAAAACCCAAGCCGAGaagccctactgccgaggagatatgaggagaaccccttgatggcccaataatatagccgaggacaacctcacgctcaacgcctcacaaaacgcctgaagaaaaggacaaactcagtacaagagcagtacaagctagaaagctgccaacatcataacgtggagcccagcacctgacaaacccataccccataccatgctatccagtttttcccaaccactctgacgtgaagattgataggacgagtaactgccccaaacaaggagaaactgacaagtagatgaagaagggaaatcgaatactagtataaaagggaaaaaaggaggagaaagagaggggGAGAGGGAAGACCCCcggagaaagaaggaagaaaaatgaggaatggtgagaatgtaatgctcctcggactaattccgaggagtcaaacttttcaaactacattgatgcaaggctCTGCTATACAGTCCAGACtcatctttgtatgatcgctcatgaaaccgggaccagaccgaaacccaacgcccaaaggcaggcctttccaaacccactctctacaaatcatattgttcggaccctttacacacgagcccaacgtcatccttgggttgttaaaaatcgtgtccctacagtattcatattacatgtattttttttattataattaacaTTTAGGTTTAAGAATGTatattttctccaaaaataaaaaggttcaaGAATGTATAAAATCATGATAGTAAAAAGTGATTATTTTATCATGATTGGTAAGTTACAATTAGTTTTGAGAATGTATAAAGACATAATACAATATTGTATACATTaataaatttctctttttaagtatgaaaagaaaatgatgatATGACCACTAATATAACTCAACAAAAatgtagcaataataaatgataGTACCCTTtaactattatatatttttactatataaattatatatagataaataagaGACTTTATTTGATATCAATTTGTCGGGATGACTACAAAATTGAAGATTTAATAACAAAGTTAGTAATTCATCCTTGAAtcaaaaaagataataaaatactcaaggaaaaaaaaaaaaaaaaaaaaaaaaaaggaaccaaaaTTTCTTTTTGACCGAGTGACAGgtgcaatttttaaatttttgaggAAGCCTTACttctaatagaatttttttataaaaaaaaagtaacattcATAAAGTTCCCATCACGATcattaacaaattttacaacaaattatagagCATGTAAAGATTTAAATAATCCACTTGGTTTGTAGCTGTCTTCAATAAATGCTCCATGCATCCACAGctcctttttttcccccaatgCCTGCCTTGTTAGTGAGCTATAGCCTATAGTAATTCATCAGATTTAAATATCAAAGACATGTAATTTTAATGAATAgacagtttttaaaaaaaattgcaattttttattcCGGTAGGACCATGATTTCAGGGCAACTCAAGTGAAACATGACGATGAACTAAATTGTCACATAATATTGCTTCAACAACCatgttgtgacttgtgacttttttctcttttttttattttttttttattttttaagtagaaTAGatctattaaaaaatgaaaacacttcatgttcatgatgatgaacacaaaCAGTTCGAAAAATTATAATGCAAAGCTAAGAGAATTGTGAAACTCAAAAACAGAGGTACATCTATGTTGTGATTTGTGAGTACAACATTCATTAAACAGTCCTGATATGTACATGAATACCAAGCAACTTACATCCATTTAGAGACATCTTACTCTGCTGCTTCCAACTTGATCTTCCTGTTAACATAATCCAGGTATCCCTGCCCAAAATGCCAGCATATGAGACAGCTCTGAATTCAGAATAACTGCTCTGAAAACACCTTCAAACTAACTGTTCAAATATTGCATAACTATTCTCAGATTTAGTCTATTTAAGACTTCAAtagatatttaaattttcagaaTGTTGAAAGTTCTATAAGCAAGATACccccaaataataatattaataataataatatttactatGGCCTGCTTTCTTACTGCCAGCGTTATTCCGTCTTTTTTAGTTTCTGTAATCAATCTTTAGTACATTTTAGTCACCTCTTGCCTATATTacaatttacacattttttaatatgtaaatcTCTAATCCTACCAGGGTAAATCTTGAATGTATTACATTTTAAATAGACATTAATATCTAGATCATACCAGTTTGTTGTCTGATAGCACATGGATGAGTACATTGTGCTTAATATAACAATTGGAGTCCATTGCATTTTACATTGATGAATTCCGTGTTAAATATGCAAAGCACAGTTGATTTTTTGATGGAATGcataaaagaatgaatattacCTGGAGTATTCCCACAGCAGCAAACTTGTCAATTATTGTCTTTGACTGGACTGGATGTAAATTCAAAGGCTTTAACAGTAATTCCACATTCTGCAAAATAGTAACATGAACTCTTAAGACTCTTTTAACATTTAGTAATAAGAACACAGATAACCAGATGTAAATTGAGATTGAGATGCATAAATCATTATAATTTGCCAAATCTAGCTTTTGCAGTTCATCCAACATTTCCTAGGCAAAGGCCAGGTTTCCAGTAGCAAGCTACCCAAACAATGAAATTGACATTTTCAACATTTTGGAAAGGAAAATCACAGAGCTCACATAGTAATCATAATATTAGGTTGACACAAGGTAATC
This region includes:
- the LOC126710526 gene encoding uncharacterized protein LOC126710526 isoform X2, with product MRYVKPLNLFHDLLSSKAVKRGRLLGLDVGDKYVGLAVSDTHNKIASPLSVLLRKKSNIDLMVSDFQSLISELSLVGFVVGCPFDRRRSAPDNVELLLKPLNLHPVQSKTIIDKFAAVGILQSSYSEFRAVSYAGILGRDTWIMLTGRSSWKQQSKMSLNGCYSSLTRQALGEKKELWMHGAFIEDSYKPSGLFKSLHAL